ccgaaaccgattatAACCCGATGAACCTGTTATTGACTTAATTCGTGACAACCCGTTACCTGAATTTACGCGACCTGTTGACAACCCGGTTTTTCATTgacctaactaaataataacataaatcaagttagtattttttttttataattacttAATCTAGAACAAGTGAAAAGCGTTAAACCAAATTTATAAAAGCTAATTATAAGGTTAAAACTTGACTAGACCTGATAGCTATCGTACCCGGTCTTAACCTGTGTTCGATAgtgaacccgacctgaattttAACCGACTCGGTAATCATCCGATCCGTATTTGACCCGACTCGTTAAGACCCGAACCCATAATTCTACCCTACTAGAAaaagacccgacccgaacccgaaccgaaccCGACCTATACCGAAATGGAAAAATAACCCGACATGATCCGACAAATTTTCAACCTTACCGAACCCGACCTACACCCGGTGATAAAATGACCCGGCACGACCCGACCAaatcatgacccgagacccgagatgaccagacccggacccgactcgagtaatcgttttgacagctctaactGTAGTACTACGTCTTTATACGCAGGGGTGGATCTTCCCTACATTTGGAGTGGCCTTGTCCCTGCGGCCGAAATATTTTATAGTGTAATTTTCGTTCTGCCCCCTCTTAACTTTTTTTACAGGCCCTCCTATAAGATCCGCCACTGTTTATACGGAAAGTCCCAGCACGATTACACAGATCAGATCATCTTTCACAAGGAAATCTAGACATAAAGGAGATCTTCAGTGATCATAGATTTCATAAGAATATCATATTTATACATTCATCATACAGATAAAGTTATTACAAACGACAtgagaaacaaaactactactATAAATTAAGCAACAAATCTAGTACTAATTAATGAGGTCGGCTCCATGCCATAGTGATATTGATGCCAACTTTATCTCCTTTAATTGTCACACCATCACCAACACCAATGCCAATTTGAAATTCTCTAGTGCCATTTATAAGGTGAGTATAACCACCATATCGGCAACTCAAATCTACGTCTATAAACAAGGAAGAATCATACGGAACAACAACCACAGGTTTCGAAAGCTCCATCTCAAAATCCTTACCTATCTTTTCTAAAGGATTTCCCAAAGTCCTCTCAAAAAGTACACTCCTGAAATATAATCTTTCATAAGATGTTTTGTCACCATACTTTTTATAGCGAGCAACGATACTCCCATGAAGTTTGCTACAAGCATCAGCATCAGCATCAGCATCAGCAAAATGTTGATGATCCTTGAAAAGGAAACCAACTTTAAGTACACAGTGAACTGCAAACGAGAAGACCGTGTAATGAACAGATGCAAAGCAATGATGATTTGCACCTTTAATAACAGAACACAAGAGGCAATCTTGCCAAGGACTCAAACGGTAATTCAATCCAGTACTCGACACCACTTCTCCTTTGATCGACACATGACCCTCAACATCTTCAAGGTTTACTGACATACCAAAAAAGTCCCCCGGTGAGAGAAGATACGTGGGGAATTTTAGAGGTAATAAGTTGCAGCCAGGGTACAATATATAGGGTTCATTCTTGTCCCTTCCAAAGATATTAATCGGACCCCAATTACTGTAAAAGTTAACCATGCCATGGAGACTTAACTTCTGCTCATTTGGCCGACCTACAAATATAGAGAACACCTCTACTTCTCGATGTGCCGTGAACTCTCCTGGGTTGGGCTGAACATACAAGTGACAAAGAAAGGTCAATTTAAAGCAGAAAAAAGTACATCATCAAATACTAGGAAAAATGAGAAAGCACAAagtgaaaaaaaaacataccaGGATTGAGAAGTGACGTACAGTGTTCAATCCCAACCTATCCATTTTGTTATATGATTTATCCAGCATAAATGGTTCCCTCCATTCAGTAAACACTTGAGCATGTAAACAATCTGGACCACGAATGATGTCTTGCTCCCTGCTATAGTTATCAGTTTCAAACTCACAACTTCCCCCGAAAACTATCTCATTCTTAGCACCATCCCATACTTCTACGGAAATTGTGAGAGTTGAATATGCAGGAACGGCACCACTGATCTAGACAGGGAAATAGGAGACCCCAATATTACTTGTCCAAGCTTATTAGAACCCTTTTTAATCTCGAAAAGAGTAACGCTATGGACTTGCTTTTCAGAGCCATAAAGTTTATACTCAGCAGAAATTTTCCCATATACATCAAGC
This sequence is a window from Spinacia oleracea cultivar Varoflay chromosome 1, BTI_SOV_V1, whole genome shotgun sequence. Protein-coding genes within it:
- the LOC110795123 gene encoding uncharacterized protein; translation: MLDKSYNKMDRLGLNTVRHFSILPNPGEFTAHREVEVFSIFVGRPNEQKLSLHGMVNFYSNWGPINIFGRDKNEPYILYPGCNLLPLKFPTYLLSPGDFFGMSVNLEDVEGHVSIKGEVVSSTGLNYRLSPWQDCLLCSVIKGANHHCFASVHYTVFSFAVHCVLKVGFLFKDHQHFADADADADACSKLHGSIVARYKKYGDKTSYERLYFRSVLFERTLGNPLEKIGKDFEMELSKPVVVVPYDSSLFIDVDLSCRYGGYTHLINGTREFQIGIGVGDGVTIKGDKVGINITMAWSRPH